Proteins encoded by one window of Mercenaria mercenaria strain notata chromosome 4, MADL_Memer_1, whole genome shotgun sequence:
- the LOC123551733 gene encoding uncharacterized protein LOC123551733 — MEKLFLSVFLLYTSDGLEALKDKSQDEDESEEDTPKPTKRASDKSEETSSSITSTLSSEISSKPSEKALDENEASQALSISVPIVICVLAIVVIIAVLLLRQKRKRSASTLVYRNTHIGSSISGQTLDRQSPTRTSDYAVIPPESVLNKEALGNEYQYIDILPEDQTKNSNSYDHIKQAESHAVDRNYSHLTESKRGEQFVNDHAYAHTGTDSEPKEWKGNSDECDASYDMLHTMGTPSAGQKSIENEQKEKNKPDLQYNHGVSGRPASKNETDNYSHLNNSRQTPQSFTQNEGHRYNENVSGTKDPHVQPYQYGKEPLSQQYELDNPNSGSVKFDKECDGNQDNENNDGTLHNYFILQPED; from the exons GTCTAGAGGCTTTGAAGGACAAATCTCAAGACGAAGACGAATCTGAAGAAGATACACCAAAACCCACAAAACGGGCAtctg acaaATCAGAAGAAACATCCTCAAGCATTACGTCAACTTTATCATCAGAGATTTCTTCAAAACCCTCTGAGAAAGCTTTGG atgaGAATGAAGCGTCACAAGCTTTATCAATTTCTGTTCCAATCGTGATCTGTGTGTTAGCGATAGTTGTAATCATTGCAGTATTGTTATTGAG ACAGAAACGGAAAAGGTCTGCATCTACTCTAGTTTACAGGAACACCCATATTGGATCTTCTATCTCAGGACAAACTTTAGACCGGCAATCACCTACAAGAACTTCTGATTATGCCGTTATTCCACCAGAAAGTGTACTTAACAAGGAAGCTTTAGGTAATGAGTACCAGTATATAGATATTCTCCCGGAAGACCAGACAAAGAACAGCAATTCCTACGATCATATTAAACAAGCTGAATCCCACGCCGTTGACAGAAACTATTCACACTTAACTGAATCCAAAAGAGGCGAACAGTTCGTTAATGACCACGCATATGCGCACACAGGAACGGATTCTGAACCAAAGGAATGGAAGGGCAATTCAGATGAATGTGACGCTTCTTATGACATGTTACACACTATGGGAACGCCAAGTGCCGGACAAAAATCGATAGAAAACGAACAAAAGGAAAAGAATAAACCTGATCTTCAGTACAACCATGGTGTATCTGGGAGACCCGCCTCCAAGAATGAAACAGATAATTACTCTCATCTAAATAATTCTAGGCAAACACCACAAAGCTTTACACAAAACGAGGGACATAGATACAATGAAAATGTCAGTGGAACGAAAGACCCTCATGTTCAACCGTATCAGTATGGAAAAGAACCTTTAAGTCAACAATATGAGCTTGATAACCCAAACAGCGGATCAGTGAAGTTTGACAAAGAATGTGATGGTAATCAGGACAATGAAAATAATGATGGCACTTTACATAACTACTTTATCCTACAACCGGAAGACTAA